CGATTGATAGACTAAGCAATTCGCCTTCGAACGAAACCTTACGGTCATCCACAACTGTGCATGTTATGTTTGAGTCCCTAGTAAAAGTAAGAGTTGCTCCTACTGGAATACCGACTAAACTGAAACGAAATACTGACCGCCTTTGTCTTGCCCTATCAAGAGCACGCTGATCCTCCTCCGTTTCGACAAAATCTTTTCCCGGAGTAACATCTCTGTGAGTGACAAGCATTATCGCAGCAACTGCACGCTCCGGAGACAAACGGAAAAATTCACGGTTAGACCGAACTCTGTGGTCTCCGAAAGCATCGTGAAGCTGCCTCTCTACAAAATCGATTTTCTCAACTTCTGCAGCAAAAAAACAAGAGAAAGGAAGCGGCATATTGGTATTATCGAGTGATCTAATTCGCCCTTCTATATTCTGAGTTTTCCCTATTTTTACGTAACCAGGCATCGCTTCATTAACAAGAACATAGACGATACCCTTATTCCTATTTTGCTCTGAATCCTTTACCATATTGTATTTTATATTAAAAACACCTCAAAAAGAGGTGCTGTTTTTTCGTTAAATTAGTTGTAGTTTCTGTCATATTTCAGCCGAAAAGACTTTTATATTTTCAAGGCTGCGGGACCTGGATTCGAACCAAGATAGACGCCTCCAGAGGGCGTTGTCCTACCATTAGACGATCCCGCAAAAGCGATAACCGCCCCTTCATTTTTTGAAAGGCGGCCTCGCAATAGCGCATTTTTCGCTGACTTATTGCCTATTTTTAATACCCTATTTTCCTTACTTTTTCAAGTAGGCGCCGACGGCGAAAACGCTGGAAAGCGATCCCAGGACCAGCCCTACTCCGGCCTGCAGGCCGACAAGGTTCCAAATGTTGGCTTTATAGAAATCGAAAAGGTTGAAGCCCAGGAACAAGCCGGAAAATCTTTCCTGCATAAAGTAGACAAGGGCGGTAAAAAGGCCGAAGGATATCAGAAAGGCTACCAAGCCGCAAAGCAGACCCTGGACGAAATACGGGCCCTGAATGAAGGAGTTCTTGGCTCCGACCAGACGCATGATCTCGATCTCCTCTTTCTGGGAAAAGATGGTCAGCCTGATCGTGTTGA
The Patescibacteria group bacterium DNA segment above includes these coding regions:
- a CDS encoding GIY-YIG nuclease family protein, with translation MVKDSEQNRNKGIVYVLVNEAMPGYVKIGKTQNIEGRIRSLDNTNMPLPFSCFFAAEVEKIDFVERQLHDAFGDHRVRSNREFFRLSPERAVAAIMLVTHRDVTPGKDFVETEEDQRALDRARQRRSVFRFSLVGIPVGATLTFTRDSNITCTVVDDRKVSFEGELLSLSIAADLALKKVGVNWKSVQGPAHWEYDGETLDERRIRLEEGGEDEREPTQEEIDIAGDQWVQSQIDRERGK